In one Carassius carassius chromosome 48, fCarCar2.1, whole genome shotgun sequence genomic region, the following are encoded:
- the LOC132131156 gene encoding transmembrane reductase CYB561D2 has protein sequence MSAHHESEPKLYRYSRTVCGVFTQVLCALFSVFITVLSRPGSSLFSWHPFLMTLAFSFFMTEAILLFNPYSSPIKKLKHKTKGRLHWILQGLCVCCAAAGLAAIFYNKNLNDKPHFTSWHGLIGVLTVSVVGLQSLGGLPLLYPKLAKGWSLAKLKRYHAASGLLTYLLGSLSLFLGLCSAWFTSSVSGYVWYLAVLCPVLCALVVMNQVTNAYMARKPMQY, from the exons ATGAGCGCCCATCACGAGTCGGAGCCGAAGCTGTACCGCTACAGCAGGACGGTTTGCGGCGTCTTCACTCAGGTCCTGTGCGCGCTGTTCAGCGTCTTCATCACTGTTCTGAGCAGACCTGGGTCCA GTCTGTTCTCATGGCATCCGTTTCTTATGACCCTCGCT TTCTCCTTCTTCATGACCGAAGCCATTCTGCTGTTCAACCCTTATTCATCTCCCATCAAGAAGCTGAAGCACAAGACTAAAGGCCGCTTGCACTGGATCCTGCAGGGTTTGTGTGTTTGCTGCGCAGCTGCAGGTCTGGCCGCCATCTTTTACAACAAAAACCTGAACGACAAGCCTCACTTCACCTCATGGCATGGGTTGATAGGAGTTTTAACGGTCTCTGTCGTGGGGCTGCAGTCGCTCGGAGGGCTTCCGCTCCTCTATCCCAAACTCGCCAAAGGCTGGTCGCTGGCTAAACTGAAGCGCTACCACGCCGCCTCCGGTTTACTCACGTACCTGCTGGGCAGTTTGAGCTTGTTTCTCGGACTGTGTTCGGCGTGGTTCACCAGCAGCGTCAGCGGGTACGTCTGGTACCTGGCTGTCCTCTGTCCCGTTCTGTGCGCTCTGGTCGTTATGAATCAGGTAACGAATGCTTACATGGCCCGCAAACCAATGCAGTACTGA